In Seonamhaeicola sp. S2-3, the genomic window ATTCTTATTCACTTTATTTGAATAGGCTAAGATATCTTTCAAACTTCCTGATAGCTCTATATAATCTTGTTTATATTTTATTTGTAAACCATCAACAGCAACACTTTCTAATTCTAAATATTCAAAATCATTAATAGGTTTATAAACGTTATTGGTTTGAGTATAATTCACGTTATTAACAATAAACATATTGCTAACACTAGCTTTTTTAGTATTCTGTTTTAAAAATTTAGCTACATGATAATCTTTTAGTTCTGCTGGATGACCTTCCCATAGTTTTTTTCCTGAAGCGTTATATAAAATACCATAGGGCAGACTATTAATTTTATTTTTTTGAAATGTTTCCCCTTCAAAATCTATAGCAACAGCAAGATTCACCTTATGTCGTTTTATAAATTGTTTTACTAAATCTGGGTTTTCTTGACTTAAAGAAACTATATAAAAATCTTCAGAATATTGATTTTGAAGTGTTTCTAAATATTTTGAAACATGAATACAAGGCGCACACCAAGTAGCCCAAAAATCTATAAAATAGAGCTTGTTGTAATCATTTTTTGCTATGTTAGAATCTCGAATAAATTCTGAAACATGCACTTGCCCCATTGAAACATTAATACTAAATAATATTAAAACAACTATTTTAAACTTCACTTTTTTACATTTAATACAAGTATAACAAATATTATGCTAAAAAATTATTCACATTAATAAACCATAGGTAATTTAATTATAAAGTGACTTTAATTGTTATTTTGTGTCATAAAAACAAATAAAAAACAATTACTAAAACACAGTCAAATAACAACTTAACACATCTTTATTTTTATCTATAAATCACTTTTTAATTTATATATTTAACCAAAAAATATTATGACCCGAAAACTCTTAACCTTATTGTTAATTTTCAATCTTACTGCATGTGCAGAGTTACAACAAGTAATAAACGAATTACCTCAAAGCAATACCATTGGTAATACTGAAATTGCTTCTGGATTAAGACAAGCTCTAGACTTAGGAATTGAAAAGCAAGTAACCAAACTTACCCAAGAAGATGGTTTTTATAAAAACGAATTGGTGAAAATTTTATTACCAGAAGAACTTCAAAAGGTTGATAAAACGCTACGTGATATTGGCTTAAGTAAATTAGCTGACGAAGGGTTAAAAGTATTAAATAGAGCTGCCGAAGATGCTGTTAAAGAAGCTACCCCAATTTTTGTTGATGCCGTAAAAGAAATAACATTTGCCGATGCTAAAAATATTTTATTAGGAAATGATGATGCAGCTACACAGTATTTAACAACTAAAACTGAAACCGCTTTATATGCTAAATTTAATCCTGTAATTAAAAACTCATTTTCTAAAGTTGGTGCAGACACTATTTGGAATAACTTAATAACAAAGTACAATAGTATACCACTTACAAATGATGTAAACCCAGACTTAACAGATTATGTTACCAAAGAAGCACTTAAAGGTGTTTATACAATGATTGCTATAGAAGAACAAGAAATTAGAAATAAAGTTTCATCTAGAACTACAGATTTACTTAAAAAAGTATTTGCTCTACAAGACTAGTATACAACACATATATTCTATTAAAAATAAAGCCGAATACTCAAACTATTCGGCTTTTTCATTTATAATAAAAATAATTACTAGCATACAAACTAAGCAGAAAAAAAATTTGAATAACAAAATAAAAAACGTATATTTAAGTTCTTGATATTAAGTTTTTTATGGAAAAATCAATACTCATAAAACATCAAAAAAATGCTTTAAAAAGGCGTTACAAAGAACTTATAGAGCAAGCCTATAATTTTAGGCAGACAGACTCTGCTTTAAGTGATATTTCTGAGTATAGAGCAATTAAACTTCTTCATAAAATAAATAAACTAAATTATTTATCTAGAGATTCTGTTCAATTAGTATCTTAACGTTAGCAATTTTTTAACTTTTTTCTTACATCCAAATCACATCTTTTCTCGTACTTTATAGTATAAAAAAGAAATGTTATGAATACCCATTTTTGTAGAGTTGGCAAGATTAAACCAAATTTAAACAAGGCTATTAGTCTAAAAGAAATTGAAAGAACTATTGCTAATTTTGTTGATGATATTAGCAAGGTAGAATTCAACAAAGATTTAAACGAAGCGCTTTAAAATAAGCAAATGCTTTTGTTAATCTAGAACCATACCAAGAAAACATTTCGCCATCAACCAAAACTATTTCTGCGTTGGGGTAAAATGCTTCTAAGTCTTTTTTATGCTTTTCTTTAAACGGGTAAGGCTCACTAGATAGCATTACTAAATCTATTTCTGGTTTAACCTCTAAATTTATTTCAGGATACCTATGTTGGCTTTTGTAATAATTATCAAAATTATTAAGCGTTAGCAAATAATTTATAAATGTATTGTTGGCTGCCACCATCCAAGGATTTTTCCAAATAAAATAGACTACTTTAAGCTGTTTTTTATTCTGAACAAAACACTCAAAATCTTTATATTGCCATTCTATCTCATTACAAATTTGCAATGCTTTTTCTTCTACATTAAATAAATACCCGTATTGTTTTATAAGTTGCAAACTATCATTAAGTGTAAAAATATCAGAAACATGCACCATACAAACAGACTCACAAGCCTCAACAATTTCTTTGGTATTTTCTTCTTTATTACACAGAATAACATCTGGGTTTAAAGCTTTTATTTTTTCAACATCTAGTTGTTTTGTACCACCAACAACGGTAGCTTTTGATTTAATTTTAACGGGATGTACACAAAATTTTGTGAGCCCAACTATTGAAGATTCTAACCCCAAATCACACAACAATTCTGTTTGACTTGGCACTAATGAAACAATTCGTTTTGGTGCTTTTTCAAACGAAATGACTCTATTAATTTGATCTTTTAATTGTGTCATTACGAAGAAAATTTAAAGTTTTATAGTGGCAATCTATTTATTAAAAAAGAAATTCTTACATCACCGTTACCCCTAGAAATGATGCGTCAATTCAACTTTCATTTGCTGTTGGAGTTCTTCGGCTTTAAGAGCAGCAGCCTGAGCAAAATCGATATTATTTGAAGCGTAAATAATACCTCTTGATGAATTTATAAGTAAGCCCACATTATCACTCATACCATATTTACAAACATCTTGCAAGTTTCCGCCTTGAGCACCCACACCTGGTACTAACAAAAAACTATGGGGTATTATTTTTCTAATATCAGCTAAATATTCAGCTTTGGTAGCCCCAACAACATACATTAAGTTTTCAGAATTATTCCATGTTTTAGAAGTCTCTAAAACCTGTTTGTATAACTCTTTATCATTAACAGCCTTTGTTTGAAAATCAAATGCCCCTTGATTAGATGTTAACGCTAACAAAATAGTGTGTTTGGTTTTAAAAGCTAAAAAGGGCTCTACAGAATCTTTACCCATATAGGGTGCTACGGTAACAGAATCAAAAGCTAAATCTTCAAAAAAAGCTTTAGCGTACATGGTACTTGTGTTACCAATATCGCCTCGTTTAGCATCTGCAATAGTAAATATTTCAGGATGCTTTTCATTTAAATAATTAATGGTTTTTTCTAAAGCCTTCCAGCCTTTTAAGCCATAAGCCTCATAAAATGCTGTGTTTGGTTTATATGCCACACATAAGTGATGTGTTGCATCAATTATAGCTTTATTGAAAGCAAAAATAGGATCTTCTTCTTTTAAAAGATGTTGCGGAATTTTATCTAAATCTACATCTAACCCTATACATAAAAAGGATTGCTTTTTTTTAATTTCTGAAACGAGTTGGCTTGTTGTCACCTTTTAAATTAAATTGTTTCGTCGTTAGCCTTAAGCTTTTCAGTATTTTCAGCTAACATAAGTTCATCAATTATTTTTTGAATATCGCCATTTACAATATTTTGCAAATCATACAGGGTTAAACCAATTCTATGATCTGTTACACGCCCTTGTGGGTAGTTATAGGTTCTAATTTTAGCACTTCTATCACCAGAACTTACCATACTACCACGTTTAGCTGCATCTTCTTCTTGTTTTTTGGCTAACTCTAAATCGTATAAACGCGAGCGTAATACCTTGAAGGCTTTTTCTTTGTTTTTGTGTTGCGATTTTTGATCTTGACATTGTGCTACTAACCCCGTTGGCTCATGCGTTAAACGCACTGCAGAATAAGTTGTGTTAACAGATTGCCCTCCTGGACCAGAAGAACAGAAATAATCTATTCTAACATCTTTTGGGTCTATTTCTACATCAAATTCTTCAGCCTCTGGAAATACCATCACCGTAGCTGCACTGGTGTGTACACGCCCTTGTGTTTCTGTTTGTGGCACACGTTGTACACGGTGTACGCCAGCTTCAAATTTTAAAGTACCATAAACATCTTCACCTGTAACTTCAAATTGAATTTCTTTAAAACCACCATTGGTACCTTCGCTAAAATCTACCGTACTTACTTTCCAACCTTTGCTTTCGCAATATTTGGTGTACATTCTATATAAGTCGCCTGCAAAAATACTAGCTTCATCTCCACCTGTTCCTGCACGCAATTCTACCACCGCATTTTTGGCATCTTCAGGGTCTTTTGGTATTAAGAGTACTCTTATTTCTTCTTCTAATTTAGGAATACCTTCTTTGGCTTCATCATATTGCATTTTGGCCATTTCTACCATTTCAGGATCGCTACCATCTGCAATAATTTCTTCGGCTTCAGCCAAATTATTAGTTAATTCAATGTAAGCTTCACGCTTATCCATTAAAATTCTTAAATCTTTGTATTCTCTGTTTAGCTCAACATACCGTTTCTGATCTGATATTATATCGGGTTGAATGATTAAATCACTCACCTCATCAAAACGCTGTTTTACTATTTGTAATTTCTCTAACATCTGCCTCTTTTAATTGGTCTCCAAAAATACGATAATTTATCAATTTTAGGTTATTCTCATTAAGCCTATTCTTAATATAGCAGAATATTTTAAACTATTTTACGTTTCTGTGATTACCATGCAGCAATTATTATCTATATTATTTTTTTACAGACCACTAGTTTTATGGTCTTTAGGAATAAATACTACGCTTTTATTTTTTAAAATTGAGCCTGTAATTATCCTAATAGTTAAAGTTTTTTTAGTATTTTTTTTGTGGTACATAACTAATGAAACAACTGCAAAACGTAAACTTACTTTTTACAAAAACTTGGGTATTTCTACCTTTAAACTATTTTCAATACTGTATCTTATAGACTTATTTCTGAGCATTCCTTTTCTTTTAATTCTTAGAGAGTTTATATGATTTTAGAAATTGATAGTATTGAACTTTACTTTAAAAAGAAACCAATATTAAATGGTATTTATTTAAAAGCTGAAACTGGTGAAATTACTGGTATTTTAGGGAGTAATGGTTGCGGAAAAAGTTGCTTACTCAATATAATTTTTGGCAATTTAAAACCAAAATATAAACTTGTTAGAATTAATTCTACACCTATTTTAAAACCACTATACAAAACCAAATTGGTTTCTTATTTACCACAGTATAATTTTATACCCAAATATATTAAGCTAAAAACAGCTTTTAAACTTTATAAGGTTGATTGGAAAGTGTTTATAGAACATTTTGAAACGCTTTCAATATTTAAAAACACGAAATTTGGGTTACTTTCTGGAGGTGAACAAAGAATTATTGAGATATACTTAACACTAAAAACACCAAGGCAAATTATTTTACTAGATGAACCATTTAATGGTGTAGCTCCATTATATATTGAAAAAATTAAAAGTTTAATTAAATTAGAAAAAAACCAAAAGTGCATCATTTTGACTGACCATAGATATTCTGAAGTTATTGACGTGTGCAACAATCTTTACCTTATTAAAAATGGATGTACAAAACAGATAAATAATTTAAGAGAACTTGAAGATTACAAACACATTCATTAAGATTCTAATGCACAACATACTAGAAATTATATTTCACACTTACCCTTGTTTTTAAAAAAACAACACATTATTAACCCACAAACGCATTGATAAAATGTAAGATTTAAATCACAAAAAAAATCATTTTTTTCTTGTTAGAAAATGTAAATAGCTATATTTTTGAGCAAAATTTAACAAGAAATTAAACATGAAAAAAATTTTTGCATTAGCCCTTATCTCTACTATGTTATTTAACACATCTTGTAGCAACAATGATGATGGAGATTCAAACAAATTAGACGGATCTTTAACTGTTGAAGAAGGTAAACAACAACTTGAAGACAACAGTATTAAACTTTTAAACAAAATTGAAGAATTTAAAAACGACGATGCTTTAAATGAAATTATTGAACTGGCTGAGTATTTGAGTTCTTCAAACACAACTAAATTTAGTGGTTTTAAATCAACAGCATTAAACTCTATTGAAAATGCAAGTAGCATTCAATCTAAAAATAGTTTAATTGAATTTAATGCTAAACAATCATTAGCGCTAGCCTCAAAAAATAATTTAATATTTGATTTTGAAGCTGAATCTGGTGTTTATGAATGGAACGCAGATATTGAAGATTTTGAAAAAATTGGTGAAAGTGATGATATTATTTATAAAATATCATACAACGAAAACAAAAATGCTATTTATAGCTTTACTGATTTTGCTTCAAAAACTGTTGAAGGAGAAGAGCTACCAACTTTAGCTAAAGCTAACTTAAAAATTGATGACATTACAGTATTTTCTCAAGATTATACTGCAACTTTACAAGATAACAATTTAATACCTACTAAAATAAATAACAAAACTACTATTGGTGGTTTTGTTTTTGAAACCAATTATAACAATAGCAACAACGCTAAAATAGATCAATCATTTACTTTCAAAATTGATAGTGAGGTTATCATTGGTTACAACTATACTGCAAAAGGAAACTTTAACAATACTGATAGTGAGGTCACTGATATTTTTGACAGTGTTGACTTTTCATTTAACTTTCTTGATGCTAAACTAAATGTAAGCGCAAATGACAATGACTTTGACTTAGACGAAGAATTAACTATTGATGAGCAAATTGATTTATTAAACAAAAATGTTAATGCTATATTAAGCATAAACAACAAACTAATTGCTGAAAGCCTTTTTTATAAAGACCAAGATACCTATACAGATTATATCTATAACGAAACCACTGAGTCTTACGAATGGGATGAAGTAACTGAGGATATAATAAATGTTAAATTCTTATTTGATGATGGCACTTCAAGTGATTTTGAAACGTATTTTGAGGGTTCATTTACTGAATTAGAAGAAAAGTTTGAAGCCGTTTTTGAAGCCTACGAAACACTTTTTGAAGACGTAGAAATCTAATAGAAATAAACAAACATAAAAAAGGCTGTCTGAAAAGGCAGCCTTTATTTTTACATTTTTTTTAGCTATTTTTTTTAACTTTAAGAATGCGTAAAAAAGTAGTTTTCAAGCCCTATAACTAAGACCAGTTTTGTTTGTTGTCCCCAAGCTATGATGATTTAGTCCTAAAGCATCACCCTGTTCAAATGGTAAATACAATTATTGACCATTTTAGATATTACGCTTTAGAAGCAAGCTACAAAGACGGTGGCACCTTTAGTTATCATCTACAAATTCACTCAAGACATTTATTTATAGCTATTTACACAATATTTATTCCTCAAGAAAACAGAACAAGCCTTTTCTTAAATCAAAAACTAAACAAAATCTATTCTGAAAAAAATCACCTAAAAATTACTTTTTAGATAATCTCTTTTTACTCTGGTACTTGAAACCTAAAAACAGCTTTGTTTTCACCTGACCAATACCCAAAAGCCCCATTACTAATATTGCTTTTAACAACTGTAGAGAATGAAGCATTTTCAATGGGCATAGTAACATCACCCTTAACTGATAACCAGAAATCATACTGTTCTTTTGTTATAGCAACCACTTCTAAATCTGTTACAACACCTGATTTTAATATATCATCACGTTCGTTATTCATATAAGTCTTATGGTGCATGATAATAGGAAATGTATCTGTAAAAATATTTTCGGTATTAAAAATAAATGGATCGGCATACTCAAACATAGTGTCTTCTTCGTTCTTTATTAGCAACTTAAAGTACTTAGGTATTTGTGGGTTGGTGTTCTTTAGCACTAATCTTAAATCCTTAAACCCAGACACTAACTCACCATCTCTTATAGCATCTAAAAATTCAATATTTAAAACATTTGGTAACTCAGGCAAACTTGTTTGAGCATTAAACTCATCTCCTCTAATGGTTACTTTTAACTTGTAATTTTTACCTAACTCACCTTTAATTTGATTGCTTCGGTAATATAAAAACGGAAAATAACTATTATCTCTCTTTAAAGTTAAAATTTCTGATGTTTCACCATCAAAAAGTTCTACTTTTGCTTTTGATTCTATTGATTTTGCTACCTCTAAAGAATCTATAATCCCTTTAAAAGGTAGACTATTAGTTAAATAAACCTTAGCAAATTCACCTTCATTAATTTGTCCTTCAATGGTTAATTTATCTTGTAAGATATCAGTATCTGTAACGCAAGACATTGTACAAAACACAAAACTTAAAAGCAGTAATTTTTTCATAAAATTAATTAAAATGAAAACAACCAATTAACCGTTGGCAAAAATGGAAATAAGCCATCTTTTTCCTCTTTAATTTCTATAAAAGCATCTTTAACATCATCATCGGTACTATAAGAAATTTGAAACGGATTATTATTATTGTAAATATTATAAAGGGTTAAATTTATTTTAGAATTCCATCTTCCTTTTTTCTTAAAAGAATAAGTACAGGACACATCCAACCTATGATAACTTGGAAATCTGGAGGCATTTTTAGCTTCAAAATTAATTATAGGTCGTTGGTTTACAACCCTAATATCTGCAGGTTTTGTGTAGTTTTGCCCACTAGTAAATATAAACAATGCACCAAACTCTATCCGGTTATTTAATTTGTAATGAGCAATACTATTAATGTTTATAGGTCTATCAAAAGTTGCTGCAAAATACTTCCCTTCATTTATTTCATTAAACTTAGCTACTGTTTTTGATAGCGTCAAAGCCCCTTGTAAAGTTAACTTGTTTACTTTTTGGTTTACACTCAACTCTAAACCGCATGATTTAAATTTACCTACTAAAACATCATCATATATATTATTTGAAAATAAATTGTTAACAGAACCATTTTCAAACTCTGTATAATTTGTAACATGCTTATAATATACCGCACTATTTAGTTGTAAACCGTTAGTTTCATAGCTATACCCCAAACTATATTGATTTGACAACTGAGGTTTAATTTTATCAGTACTAATAATGAAAAAATCTGCAGGTAAACTAAACGAACTTATTGAAGCTTGATGTACAAATTGATTTAACCTTTGGTAACTTAACTTAAAAGCTTGATTTTTTTTAGATTGATATTTTATACTAACCCGTGGTTCTGCACTATAAAAGTGATATGCACTTATTAAACTATTTTGCTTAGCAAAAAAAGAAGAAAGCCTTAAACCTATTTTTGCTTCTATTCTTTTTGACAACTGTGTTTCTAAATCTGTAAACACACTAAATGTGTCGTAATTATAAGTTTCTTGATTTTGAATACTTACAGGAAATTCATCAACTAAAGCGTTAACTTTTTTTGGTAAAATATTTGTATTGTTATACGCAGTTCCTATTTTAAAAAGGTAATTTAGTTTTTTCCATAAAAAATAATGATTTACACCTAATACATTAAATGTACTTTTGGCACTATAATTAAAAGGAAACTCGTCATCTGAAAACATAAAACTATAATAACTGTTTGATATAGTTGTTTTTGAACTTAAAACACTAGAAAACTTATGTGTATAAGTGCTACCAAATAAAACATTACCCCAGTTTAAATTTCTGTTTCTCCCTTTAGTTTGATCTTTAAAATTATCTTTTGTTGTATAAAAAGTAGTCTCTAAATGGTCTTTATCTGAAAGTTTAGCCGTATGTTTTCCTAAAAAATCATATAAAAAATAATTTTTATCATTTCCTAAAATAGTATTGTTATTACTAAAAAAAGGTTTAAAAATTTCTAAATAAGTTCTTCTTCCCGAAAGTAATAAACCATTATTTTCATTAAGCTTTATATTGCCTGTTAATTTTGAAGACAATAACCCTAAACTACCATTGTAATTAGTTGAATCTGGTATTTTTAATGTTTTAATATCTGTTATTGAAGCTAGTCTTCCTCCGTAAGAAGCATCAAACCCCGCTTTTGAAAATTCTAGCGAATTAACAAAATCAGAATTTACAGCTGAAAACAAACCTCCTAAATGTGCTGTATTATGTAAATAAATATTATCTATAAGTGTTAAATTCATACTAGCATTTCCGCCCCTTACTAATAAACCAGATTGCCCTTCAGTTGCCTGTTGTACGCCTGGTGTGTATTGTATTAATTTTATAACATCTTTTTCCCCTAAAATAAAGGGCATTTTTTCAATATCCTTTTGAGATAGGTACACTTGGTCTGGCACTACCTTTTTTATTTGACTACTTGAAAAACTTCTTAAAACTACCTCTTCTAAAACACTAACTTTGGGCGTTAAATACACAATGTCATCTAAATTTTTAACTGCTATAGAATATGATTGAAACCCAATTTTTGAAAATTTTAAAATAGCATTGGCATTTATATTTTCAAAACTAAATATTCCTACCTTATTAGTATAAACCCCTTTGTCTGTGTTTAAAACCTGTACAGAAACATCTGCTACTGGCAAGTTGTTTTCTATATTTTTTACTGAAGCAGTTACCGAAATTTGCGCTAATAATACATCACCATATAATAGCATACATATAAACACTAGCAACAAACCTCTGTTTAATTTTGGGACATAAAAAAACATGAAACCTTAATACACTTTAGGTTATTAAAATAAGTTAGCTAAAGTAAATACTATTACTAATTCTAACAAAGAAGCCTATTATTTTTTTAAGTATTCTAATACACAGTAAACAAAAAAAGGAAGCTAAAATAACTTCCTTTCATAACTACTTTCATTTAATTTTAACCACATTTAGAGGAACCACAATCTTGACAAGTTAAACATCCCTCTTGATAAATTAAGTTGGTTGAATTACAATTAGAACATGTTTGCCCTTTTGCTTTGGTACCATCTGCTACATAACGTTTTAAAGCTCTACCTACACCATTTTTCCAAGTGTTTATAGATTCTGTATCTAATTGTAAACTGTTAATTAAATCAACAATTTTTTCAATGGGCATACCGTGGCGTAAAGTACTAGATATGAGCTTAGCATAATTCCAGAATTCTGGATTAAATTTATGCGATAAGCCTTCAATAGTTATTTTATAACCTCGTTTGTCTTTATATTGAAAATCATATCGGGTAGTACCATCTTCATTTTTATTTTTAATAATAAGACCATCATTTACCCAACGCGGAATTAAAATACCGTCTTCATCATCAACTAATCCGGTAAAAATCTCATACGGATTACCTTCTATTAACCCTATAAAAGCAATCCACTTTTCTTTGTTATTTTGAAAACGTACTACATCGGCTTTTAATACTTGTGGGCGTTTTATTGGAAATGTAGTTAAGGTGTTTTCTTCCTCCTTTTTTTCTTCATTTGAAATTAACACTCCAGAACGTGATCCATCTCTATAAACAGTAACACCTTTACATCCTGCGTCCCATGCTTTTAAATAAAGTTCTCCTACTAAATCTTCAGAAACATCACTTGGTAAATTAATGGTTACACTTATAGAGTGGTCTACCCATTTTTGAATAGCTCCTTGCATACTCACTTTGCTCAACCAATCTACATCATTAGATGTTGCTCCGTAATAAGGTGATTTTTTTACCAATTCATCTAATTCTTCTTGGGTGAAATTTTTATTGGTATCAATACCATTTACTTCCATCCATTGTTTAAAACGATGATGAAAAACCACGTACTCTTCCCATGAATCTCCTACCTCATCAACAAAATCTACACGCACATCTTTATCATTAGGGTTTACCTTTCTTCTACGTTTATAAACAGGTAAAAACACAGGTTCAATCCCTGAGGTAGTTTGAGTCATTAAACTAGTAGTACCTGTTGGAGCAATGGTTAAAAGTGCAATATTGCGTCTGCCATACTCTAACATTTCATAGTACAATTTACTATCGGCTTCTTTCAATCTATTTATAAACGGATTATTTTTTTCTCGGTCTGCATCAAAAATAGCAAAAGCACCACGTTCTTTAGCCAAATGTACCGATGCTCTATAAGCTTCTACAGCAATAGTTTTATGTACTTCTAAAGAAAATGCATTACCATCTTCACTACCATATTGTATTCCTAAAGCAGCCAACATATCGCCTTCTGCAGTAATACCAATACCAGTTCTTCTGCCCTCTTCTGCTTTTCTTTTTATGTTTATCCACAAATTACGCTCTACAGATTTAACTTCATCAAGTTCTGGGTCTGAATCAATTTTTTCAAGAATAGCATCAATTTTTTCAAGTTCTAAATCTATAATATCATCCATTATTCTTTGCGCATAAGCAATATGCTTTTTAAATAAATCGAAATTGAAAGACGCCTTATCTGTAAATGGGTTTTCAACGTAAGAAAACAGATTAATAGCCAATAACCTACAAG contains:
- a CDS encoding TlpA disulfide reductase family protein; the protein is MKFKIVVLILFSINVSMGQVHVSEFIRDSNIAKNDYNKLYFIDFWATWCAPCIHVSKYLETLQNQYSEDFYIVSLSQENPDLVKQFIKRHKVNLAVAIDFEGETFQKNKINSLPYGILYNASGKKLWEGHPAELKDYHVAKFLKQNTKKASVSNMFIVNNVNYTQTNNVYKPINDFEYLELESVAVDGLQIKYKQDYIELSGSLKDILAYSNKVNKNQIKIGFDLNKKYKMYFKYHSNAFKNMEKTILKSLNLTKEEAMGNGYVLVFSFNNAMLWDKHQINWGINNEKYLIGDTQIKADNVSLEDMMYKLSSILETPIVYNKSGLSQELHDWQIHYKYYDLMVSNLYDTYGIKVEKQISSYPEYIIKKAL
- a CDS encoding DUF4197 domain-containing protein; this translates as MTRKLLTLLLIFNLTACAELQQVINELPQSNTIGNTEIASGLRQALDLGIEKQVTKLTQEDGFYKNELVKILLPEELQKVDKTLRDIGLSKLADEGLKVLNRAAEDAVKEATPIFVDAVKEITFADAKNILLGNDDAATQYLTTKTETALYAKFNPVIKNSFSKVGADTIWNNLITKYNSIPLTNDVNPDLTDYVTKEALKGVYTMIAIEEQEIRNKVSSRTTDLLKKVFALQD
- a CDS encoding Lacal_2735 family protein; the protein is MEKSILIKHQKNALKRRYKELIEQAYNFRQTDSALSDISEYRAIKLLHKINKLNYLSRDSVQLVS
- a CDS encoding ABC transporter substrate-binding protein, which produces MTQLKDQINRVISFEKAPKRIVSLVPSQTELLCDLGLESSIVGLTKFCVHPVKIKSKATVVGGTKQLDVEKIKALNPDVILCNKEENTKEIVEACESVCMVHVSDIFTLNDSLQLIKQYGYLFNVEEKALQICNEIEWQYKDFECFVQNKKQLKVVYFIWKNPWMVAANNTFINYLLTLNNFDNYYKSQHRYPEINLEVKPEIDLVMLSSEPYPFKEKHKKDLEAFYPNAEIVLVDGEMFSWYGSRLTKAFAYFKALRLNLC
- the pyrF gene encoding orotidine-5'-phosphate decarboxylase, whose protein sequence is MTTSQLVSEIKKKQSFLCIGLDVDLDKIPQHLLKEEDPIFAFNKAIIDATHHLCVAYKPNTAFYEAYGLKGWKALEKTINYLNEKHPEIFTIADAKRGDIGNTSTMYAKAFFEDLAFDSVTVAPYMGKDSVEPFLAFKTKHTILLALTSNQGAFDFQTKAVNDKELYKQVLETSKTWNNSENLMYVVGATKAEYLADIRKIIPHSFLLVPGVGAQGGNLQDVCKYGMSDNVGLLINSSRGIIYASNNIDFAQAAALKAEELQQQMKVELTHHF
- the prfA gene encoding peptide chain release factor 1, producing the protein MLEKLQIVKQRFDEVSDLIIQPDIISDQKRYVELNREYKDLRILMDKREAYIELTNNLAEAEEIIADGSDPEMVEMAKMQYDEAKEGIPKLEEEIRVLLIPKDPEDAKNAVVELRAGTGGDEASIFAGDLYRMYTKYCESKGWKVSTVDFSEGTNGGFKEIQFEVTGEDVYGTLKFEAGVHRVQRVPQTETQGRVHTSAATVMVFPEAEEFDVEIDPKDVRIDYFCSSGPGGQSVNTTYSAVRLTHEPTGLVAQCQDQKSQHKNKEKAFKVLRSRLYDLELAKKQEEDAAKRGSMVSSGDRSAKIRTYNYPQGRVTDHRIGLTLYDLQNIVNGDIQKIIDELMLAENTEKLKANDETI
- a CDS encoding ATP-binding cassette domain-containing protein translates to MILEIDSIELYFKKKPILNGIYLKAETGEITGILGSNGCGKSCLLNIIFGNLKPKYKLVRINSTPILKPLYKTKLVSYLPQYNFIPKYIKLKTAFKLYKVDWKVFIEHFETLSIFKNTKFGLLSGGEQRIIEIYLTLKTPRQIILLDEPFNGVAPLYIEKIKSLIKLEKNQKCIILTDHRYSEVIDVCNNLYLIKNGCTKQINNLRELEDYKHIH
- a CDS encoding DUF4249 family protein — translated: MKKLLLLSFVFCTMSCVTDTDILQDKLTIEGQINEGEFAKVYLTNSLPFKGIIDSLEVAKSIESKAKVELFDGETSEILTLKRDNSYFPFLYYRSNQIKGELGKNYKLKVTIRGDEFNAQTSLPELPNVLNIEFLDAIRDGELVSGFKDLRLVLKNTNPQIPKYFKLLIKNEEDTMFEYADPFIFNTENIFTDTFPIIMHHKTYMNNERDDILKSGVVTDLEVVAITKEQYDFWLSVKGDVTMPIENASFSTVVKSNISNGAFGYWSGENKAVFRFQVPE
- a CDS encoding TonB-dependent receptor domain-containing protein, encoding MFICMLLYGDVLLAQISVTASVKNIENNLPVADVSVQVLNTDKGVYTNKVGIFSFENINANAILKFSKIGFQSYSIAVKNLDDIVYLTPKVSVLEEVVLRSFSSSQIKKVVPDQVYLSQKDIEKMPFILGEKDVIKLIQYTPGVQQATEGQSGLLVRGGNASMNLTLIDNIYLHNTAHLGGLFSAVNSDFVNSLEFSKAGFDASYGGRLASITDIKTLKIPDSTNYNGSLGLLSSKLTGNIKLNENNGLLLSGRRTYLEIFKPFFSNNNTILGNDKNYFLYDFLGKHTAKLSDKDHLETTFYTTKDNFKDQTKGRNRNLNWGNVLFGSTYTHKFSSVLSSKTTISNSYYSFMFSDDEFPFNYSAKSTFNVLGVNHYFLWKKLNYLFKIGTAYNNTNILPKKVNALVDEFPVSIQNQETYNYDTFSVFTDLETQLSKRIEAKIGLRLSSFFAKQNSLISAYHFYSAEPRVSIKYQSKKNQAFKLSYQRLNQFVHQASISSFSLPADFFIISTDKIKPQLSNQYSLGYSYETNGLQLNSAVYYKHVTNYTEFENGSVNNLFSNNIYDDVLVGKFKSCGLELSVNQKVNKLTLQGALTLSKTVAKFNEINEGKYFAATFDRPININSIAHYKLNNRIEFGALFIFTSGQNYTKPADIRVVNQRPIINFEAKNASRFPSYHRLDVSCTYSFKKKGRWNSKINLTLYNIYNNNNPFQISYSTDDDVKDAFIEIKEEKDGLFPFLPTVNWLFSF